From Streptomyces sp. CMB-StM0423, a single genomic window includes:
- a CDS encoding 3-hydroxyacyl-CoA dehydrogenase NAD-binding domain-containing protein — MSHTNTIRWEQDDTGVVTLVLDDPNQSANTMNADFIQSLTAVADRLEAERDGVRGVVFASAKKTFFAGGDLHDLIRIDREHAREAFDAGMAVKHALRRIETLGKPVVAALNGAALGGGYEIALACHHRVALDAPGSKIGLPEVTLGLLPAGGGVTRTVRLMGITDALLKVLLQGTQYRPRRALENGLVHEVVGTEEELRAAARAFVDAHPESRQPWDEPGYRIPGGTPKNPKFAANLPAFPANLRKQLGGAPFPAPRNIMAAAVEGSQVDFETAQVIEARYFVDLAVGQTAKNMIQAFFFDLQAVNAGRSRPAGVPERRVAKVAVLGAGMMGAGIAYACARAGIEVVLKDVSVEAAEKGKAYSAGLLDKQLAKGRTTQEKRDELLARITPAADPAELAGCDAVIEAVFEDPALKHKVFQEIQDVVAPDALLCSNTSTLPITLLAEGVARPKDFVGLHFFSPVDKMPLVEIIKGERTGGEALARAFDLVRQLAKTPIVVNDSRGFFTSRVIAHFINEGVAMVGEGIEPATVEQAAAQAGYPAKVLSLLDELTLTLPRKIRNETRAAVEAAGGSYPVHPAEAVIDRMVDEFGRTGRAGGAGFYDYEDGKRTRLWPGLREHFTKPDQEPPALRDLQERMLFAEALDTVRLVEEGVLTSVADANIGSVFGIGFPAWTGGVLQYINGYEGGLAGFAARARELAAAYGERFEPPALLLSKAERGEPFMDAV, encoded by the coding sequence ATGAGCCACACGAACACGATCCGCTGGGAGCAGGACGACACCGGTGTCGTCACCCTCGTCCTGGACGACCCGAACCAGTCCGCCAACACCATGAACGCGGACTTCATCCAGTCGCTCACCGCCGTCGCCGACCGGCTGGAGGCCGAGCGCGACGGCGTGCGCGGCGTCGTCTTCGCCTCCGCGAAGAAGACCTTCTTCGCCGGCGGCGACCTGCACGACCTCATCCGCATCGACCGCGAGCACGCGCGCGAGGCGTTCGACGCCGGCATGGCCGTCAAGCACGCGCTGCGCCGCATCGAGACGCTCGGCAAGCCCGTCGTCGCGGCACTCAACGGCGCGGCGCTGGGCGGCGGCTACGAGATCGCGCTCGCCTGCCACCACCGCGTCGCCCTGGACGCGCCCGGCTCGAAGATCGGGCTGCCCGAGGTCACCCTCGGCCTGCTGCCCGCGGGCGGCGGCGTCACCCGTACCGTACGGCTGATGGGCATCACCGACGCGCTGCTGAAGGTGCTGCTCCAGGGCACCCAGTACCGGCCGCGGCGGGCGCTGGAGAACGGGCTCGTGCACGAGGTCGTCGGGACCGAGGAGGAACTGCGCGCCGCCGCCCGCGCGTTCGTCGACGCCCACCCGGAATCCCGGCAGCCCTGGGACGAGCCCGGCTACCGGATCCCCGGCGGCACGCCCAAGAACCCGAAGTTCGCGGCCAACCTCCCCGCGTTCCCCGCCAACCTGCGGAAGCAGCTCGGCGGCGCCCCGTTCCCCGCCCCGCGCAACATCATGGCGGCGGCCGTCGAGGGCTCCCAGGTCGACTTCGAGACCGCCCAGGTCATCGAGGCCCGCTACTTCGTCGACCTGGCCGTCGGGCAGACCGCCAAGAACATGATCCAGGCGTTCTTCTTCGACCTCCAGGCCGTCAACGCCGGCCGCTCCCGTCCGGCCGGCGTCCCCGAGCGGCGCGTGGCGAAGGTCGCCGTGCTGGGCGCCGGGATGATGGGCGCGGGCATCGCCTACGCCTGCGCGCGCGCCGGCATCGAGGTGGTGCTCAAGGACGTGTCCGTCGAGGCGGCCGAGAAGGGCAAGGCGTACTCCGCGGGGCTGCTCGACAAGCAGCTCGCCAAGGGCCGGACGACGCAGGAGAAGCGGGACGAACTGCTGGCCCGCATCACCCCGGCCGCGGACCCGGCGGAGCTGGCCGGCTGCGACGCCGTGATCGAGGCGGTCTTCGAGGACCCCGCGCTCAAGCACAAGGTGTTCCAGGAGATCCAGGACGTCGTCGCGCCCGACGCGCTGCTCTGCTCCAACACCTCCACCCTGCCCATCACGCTGCTCGCCGAAGGCGTCGCCCGCCCGAAGGACTTCGTCGGGCTCCACTTCTTCTCGCCCGTCGACAAGATGCCGCTGGTCGAGATCATCAAGGGGGAGCGCACCGGCGGGGAGGCGCTGGCCCGCGCCTTCGACCTCGTACGGCAGCTCGCCAAGACCCCGATTGTCGTGAACGACTCGCGCGGCTTCTTCACCTCCCGGGTGATCGCCCACTTCATCAACGAGGGCGTCGCCATGGTCGGCGAGGGGATCGAGCCCGCGACCGTCGAGCAGGCCGCCGCCCAGGCCGGCTACCCGGCCAAGGTGTTGTCCCTGCTGGACGAGCTGACCCTCACGCTGCCGCGGAAGATCCGCAACGAGACGCGGGCGGCCGTCGAGGCCGCCGGCGGCAGCTACCCCGTGCACCCGGCGGAGGCGGTCATCGACCGTATGGTCGACGAGTTCGGCCGCACCGGGCGGGCCGGGGGAGCGGGCTTCTACGACTACGAGGACGGCAAGCGGACCCGGCTGTGGCCGGGGCTGCGGGAGCACTTCACCAAGCCGGACCAGGAGCCGCCTGCGCTGCGCGACCTCCAGGAGCGGATGCTGTTCGCGGAGGCGCTGGACACCGTGCGGCTGGTCGAGGAGGGCGTGCTGACGTCCGTCGCGGACGCGAACATCGGCTCGGTCTTCGGTATCGGCTTCCCCGCCTGGACCGGCGGCGTGCTGCAGTACATCAACGGCTACGAGGGCGGGCTGGCCGGCTTCGCGGCGCGGGCGCGGGAGCTGGCGGCGGCGTACGGCGAGCGTTTCGAGCCGCCCGCGCTGCTGCTGTCGAAGGCCGAGCGGGGCGAGCCGTTCATGGACGCCGTCTGA